From the Moorena sp. SIOASIH genome, one window contains:
- a CDS encoding response regulator yields the protein MNKILVIEDEIFIRENLIELLEIEGFDALGAENGVEGVQLVQQEPPDLILCDVMMPELDGYGVLEVLRQDPATAKIPFMFLTASADRSNIQKIRELGIHDYILKPFNVDKFLDVISNRLAEQKKA from the coding sequence ATGAATAAAATCTTGGTAATTGAGGACGAGATTTTTATTCGAGAAAATCTGATCGAACTCCTTGAAATTGAAGGGTTTGACGCTTTGGGTGCTGAAAATGGTGTTGAAGGTGTACAGTTGGTTCAACAAGAACCACCAGATTTAATTCTGTGCGATGTAATGATGCCTGAACTAGATGGATATGGGGTCTTGGAGGTACTACGCCAAGATCCAGCCACAGCCAAAATTCCGTTTATGTTTCTTACGGCTAGTGCAGATCGCAGCAATATTCAGAAGATCAGAGAACTAGGCATTCATGACTATATTCTCAAGCCATTTAATGTGGATAAATTCCTGGATGTGATCTCAAATCGTCTAGCGGAACAGAAGAAAGCCTAG